A genomic stretch from Candidatus Nitrososphaera gargensis Ga9.2 includes:
- a CDS encoding phosphate signaling complex PhoU family protein, whose amino-acid sequence MTRLLDLGIDRIRNLIMDMSEISERSVITAIESYEKGSSVKKTIFNWSEQLRVLQDEVSDLAIELIARYQPVATDLRFIRSCMEIAYGFSRFGRYAYDIVDVLETMGSVGECDKSAVLEMSSTAREMIRMSVLALRSKDKDAAQQLYKMDDTVDALYRKYLREALTPPHSTANKDKRFVDPRCYISALLILRYLERIADHACYIADSVHYIVTGESSPRR is encoded by the coding sequence TTGACAAGGCTACTTGACCTAGGAATTGACCGAATAAGGAATCTGATAATGGACATGTCAGAAATCTCTGAGCGGTCAGTTATCACTGCTATAGAGTCGTATGAGAAGGGGAGCAGTGTAAAGAAGACGATATTTAACTGGTCCGAGCAATTGCGAGTCCTGCAAGATGAAGTTTCTGACCTAGCTATAGAGCTTATAGCAAGATACCAGCCTGTCGCAACCGACCTTCGATTCATACGGTCATGCATGGAGATTGCATATGGCTTCTCTAGATTTGGTAGGTATGCCTATGATATTGTAGATGTTCTTGAGACTATGGGATCCGTGGGTGAATGTGACAAGAGTGCCGTTCTGGAAATGTCATCAACAGCAAGGGAAATGATAAGGATGAGTGTGCTGGCGCTTCGCTCTAAAGATAAAGATGCTGCCCAGCAGCTTTACAAAATGGATGACACGGTTGATGCGCTTTATCGGAAGTATCTACGAGAGGCGCTTACCCCACCACACTCTACCGCTAATAAGGATAAGAGATTTGTAGATCCCCGCTGCTACATCTCAGCATTGCTTATTCTAAGATACCTTGAGCGCATTGCGGATCATGCGTGCTATATTGCTGACTCGGTTCATTACATAGTTACTGGTGAATCAAGCCCAAGGCGTTAG